The stretch of DNA tctgctcatcagcctttttcttcttcttctttttcttcctcttactctcctcagggcccaggtcctggccaaaactgaaattttccagacgggtgggtgactcctgcatcactatggcccgcaggagccccccactgACCGGGCCACTGTCACCACCATCActactgtcactttcctcagaggtggctggtaaggcgacttgggcagggttgatgtaatccgcactcggggtgacagaggtcttaggggtacacggggtatcacacacatccccctcactctcatcaccctccctgccgccatctccctcaccaccttcctccatcttctcctctgtgacacacaagcactcttcctccccctgactatcctcttcctccttcacaggggtccgcatggttttatagcggtcttcattctttaatttttctttaaacatgcccCTCTATGatcagcattcgggctctcaccacctcctgctcctctgccttcagctcacacaccctggcagcaaacttagccctcatggccttggcagagttatctgtctggtagcgggcaaacttcaggtcttcccttatgattttcagcttttttcccagctgctcatattctactagatttgcctgcatgtgggaaccgaaagtagctagcgactccctggaTCCCTTCACcacccattgctggggttccataatatcagacacagtccccgaagacataaccataagcttcttaccagacgccttgcggtttccagcgactgacaggggagtgggctccacattactgcggagcctgctggatcttctcatcccgtcctgggaatcggccatagctctctcactcccaaccaccccccccccccccaccccgccgGCCTAGTTGaaggggtggaagtctggggctccatagcaggaggctctcccaagcaagctgccacactcctggggaaaaggctgtaggaaacactgcttcaatcctctctctctggaaaactctggaagtcagacacacccaacagctgctgtgttccacgggaagtgctctctgctgaaacctctgtccatgtcaggaactgtccagagtaggagtaaatccccatagaaaacctctccttctctggacagtccctgagctggacagaggtgtcagcagagagcactgtggtcagactggaaagagctacacaacttcctgtgaagcatacagcagttgataagtactggaagggtttttaatagaagaaatttacaaatttttataactttctgccgccagttgatttgaagacgtttgtttttcaccggagtacccctttaaactggcttGAATACAGAGAAAAGAAGATTACTGAGACACAAGGTGATGGTCACATCTTCAGGATTGTATCATCTTCACTTTCACTAAGTCGATCCCATAAATTCTCCTGACCCTAATCCTCGGCGGCCAAATCTGAATCTTCCCTGGTCACCGGCTGCACAACGAGAGAAGAGACGAACAAGGAGCAACAGGATGAGCCCGGAACACGGATAACAATGGATAGAAAGAATCGGAAATCCAGGAGGACAACACAAGAGATGGTGATTTACCCTGTGAGTATTCTCTGTGTATACAAAGTGTCCCTCTagtgaagtgtttcccaaccattgtgcctccagctgttgcaaaagtacaacttccagcatgggaaaaactgttctattgtatctctgttgaATCCCTGATATATCATTGGTGGACTATCCTGCTCTACTTTTGGTATATCCCTTTTTTATATACCCCGGGGAATCTCTAGAATATCCAAAATGTATCTGCAATATATCTCCAACGTATCTGTATTACATGTTGTATGTATCGCTGGTGTATTCCTGATTTATCCCCAATGTATCTATTATGTATCTTCTATGTATCTCTGGTCCTTTTCTAAAGTGTATCCCCAGTGTATCtgttaagtatatatatatatataaagctaaatcatgggtagttgcagtatcttgtaataaccttttttattggactaacaagattatgtagagaagctttcgggattcctccctttatcaagtcataagcatttctgagctcacaaggggaaaacacacgttctatctcacaaaatatgcaggggttaaaaccacatatgtggagaatggacattaagttgggccataaattgtatagctataggacgatagatacagatgaggaggaggggggggggctggagagcagaggtgagaatggtggttacGCTGGGCAGACAATTTTACTACcgagccatagactgaagataagactagacaggggagggggagcaggggtgtaatggtgttagagcagggagagggtagagagtttagcaaaagttataggaaattttgataatgggataagaagcttaaatccacattaagtcctctgttcttggagtcataaaaaactatcattttggcttcaaatgtctttctttcctgggtgttcttgaagtttcctttcaggatcttgattttgaggtcctgtagggagtgacctgtttgagtgaagtggtgtccaactggggtgcaatttATGggccaacttaatgtccattctccactaatgttgttttaacccctgcatattttgtgagatagaacctgtgttttccccttgtgagctcagaaatgcttatgacttgataaagggaggaatcccgaaagcttctctacataatcttgttagtccaataaaaaaaagttattacaagatactgcaactacagatgattttgctttttgcatcactggactaatacggctactcctaactaatctatatagatatatatatatatatatatatatatatatatatatatatatatcctgtatatatatcccCAGTGTATCTGTAATGTACCTTCTATGTATCGCTCCCGTGTATTGCTGTTGTATCCCCAATCTGTTTGTGTTcaaatggatagatatgagatagatagatatgaaatagatagatattagatagatagatagatagatatgagatagatagatatgggatagataaatagatagagaaatagatagatatatagatatgagatatatagatatgacattgatagatagatattagatagataaatagatagataggagatagatagatagatatgagatagatagatatgagatagatagatatgagatagatagatatgagagatagatagatatgagagatagatagatagatagatagatatgcgatcgatagatagatatgagatagatagatagatagatatgagatagatagatagatagatatgagatagatagatatgagacagatagatagatatgagattgatagatagatagatagatatgagatagatagatagatatatagatagatatgagacagatagatatatatgagattgatagatagatagatagatagatatgagatagatagatagatatatagatagatatgagacagatagatatatatgagattgatagatagatatgagatagataaatagatacatatgagatagatagataaatagatagatagaagttgattttgcaggttttcctattTACAAAGCGTGtagtctgtaatttttattgtgtGTACTCTTCACTGTGACGTTGAGATGAAATCTTaaataaaaatccagaaaatcacatgaATATTTTCATTTCATTCTATTGCATGACGtgagtatttgatcacctaccaaccagtaagaatttctcacagacctgttattttttctttaagaagccgtcctgttctccactcgttacctgtattacctGCACCTGTGTGACCTCGTTACCTGTATAAAGGACACCTGTCCACACACTCAATTAGACTCCTACCTCTCCACAATGGCCCAGACCAGAGAGCTGTataaggacatcagggataacATTGTGGACCTGCACAAGGCCGGGATGGGCTAcaggacaataggcaagcagcttggtgagaaggaaACAACTGTTGGTgcgattattagaaaatggaagaagtttaaGATGACGGTCAATCTCCCTCTGTCTGGGGCTTTATGCAAGATCTCTCCTCGTGGGGCCTCAATGATCATcaggaaggtgagggatcagcccagaactacacggcaGGACCTGGTCAATGACCTGAAGAAAGCTAGGACCACAGTCTCCAGgaaaaccattagtaacacactatgctgtcatggattaaaatcctgcagcgctcgcaaggtccccctgctcaagacaGCACATGTCTAGTCCCGTCAgaagtttgccaatgaccatCTGGATGATCCATAGGAGGAATGGGAGCaggtcatgtggtctgatgagacaaaaatagagctttttggtctaaACGCCACTCGCTGTGTTTGGAGGAAGAAGGATGAGTGCAACCTTAAGAACACTATCCCAACCGTGAAGCGTGGAGGTGGAAACCTCATTCTTTGGGGCTGCTGTTCTGCAAAGGACCTTATTGAGGGGAGGTTGGATGGGGCCACGTTTCACAAGATCTTGGCAAACAACCTCCTTCCCCCAGGAAGAATATTGAAGATGGGTCATGGCTggatcttccagcatgacaacagcccaaaacacacagccagggcaactaaggagaggcttcgtaagaagcatctcaaggtcctggagtggcctagccagtctccagacctgtactcaatagaaaatctttggaaggAGCTGAAAGTCCGTATTtctcagagacagccccgaaaaATGAAGGATCTGGAGAAGGTCTGTATGGAGATGTGGGCCAAAATTCCTgctgcagtgtgtgcaaacctggtcaagaactacaCGAAACGTTTCAACTCATACCACTTTTCTTCTCATCCCATACCAATGTCCCACCAATTGCAATTACAAGCAAAGGTTTCTGGACCAAATATTATgttatgcttttctgatgtatcTGTCATGtagggcagggatagagtgcagccctaaacttgcccacaccctctgtccctgcctacttgcgtaccatCCTAAATAATGGGTACACAATCACAAAAACAGTCCCTACCTATAATAAATTCTGGGACAGTAAAAGTCAAAACAGTAAACTACAATACAGTAGGTGtcaggaaaacagctggaggcacacaaaacacggctggaggcacacaaaacgcATTGCGGGGCATGCTCTCTTGCGAGCCCCACTCTGTCTTCCTCAAGCTGGTCTCTACCGGCACGtgcgtccccgcctcctagggcgtacGCGCCGGTTCttcaaaatttaaagggccagtgcaccaataattggtgttTGTCAAAACCAATCCTCTTTAGTTCCGGCACCTCCCACTGTTTcctgtgccttgtgcctagtgaaagcattcctctgTGTGTTACCTAttagtgttccagatctcctgctagtGACCTGAcctcgcacctttgccgcctgcctcctgacctcgtacctgtgacctgactacgcttctttgctgcctgcccttgaccttctgctatgactGACTATTATTGTGTACTTCAGTGCCAAGTTTCACCTATGCAGTCAATGTGGACGAAtcgtgtcaggggtagcaacctgggtgctgcctgccgcagcaagacaatcccgctttgtggcaggctctggtgaaaaccaacggcaccttagactctgctccctgatatTCAGTCATTGTCCACATGggtccagaggatccacgtcATTCAGCCGTTAACACccgtctctcacagttgaagagaAAATATGATAAACAtaacagacctctacatgctttgtaagtaggaaaacctgcaaaatcggcagtgtatcaaatacttgttctccccacagtagatagatagatatgagagaaatagatagaaagaaagatagatagatagatagatagatagatatagatagatagatagatagatagatagatatgagagaaatagatagaaagaaagacagacagacagacagacagaaacATACAGTAGATAAATAGAAATCTTATCATGTTATGGTTATGTAGTCTTTTCTTTttatacaataatttttttttctttaagcctTTGCCAAAAGAGGAATGTCTGAAGTCTTGCaatgaaaataatgaaaaaactGCAGTCGTTGACAAGTGTGACCCCTCCTTGGCCAAAAACACAAAAATCAACCTGCTAAAACCTAAtttaaaaatagacaaaaaattgCCGAAGAAAAAAACGGTGATCTCAATTGCAGAAACTGCTCCGACCAAAAGAGAGGCGACCCCCATCGTGTGTTTGTCCAACAGTCTCTACTCTTTGAAACTTTCATCGACTGATTCCAAAACAACGGACATTTTCCAACCAAGGCGTCCGGTTAAATTGGCTCCATTGGAACTCCCAGCCAAGGTGAAGGAGGCCCAAATAAAAAAGATCAACACAATGACCAACATTGTTTACTTGAAGGAACAGGAGCCCTCACACCACAACATCCCATACCAATGTCCCACCAAGAGGGAGCCACTAAAGAAGATGAGGGAAAACAAGCTTCCAAGACTTCCAGAAGATGTTACTTTGGCCAAAGACAATGTTTTGGATAAAGATGTGTCTGGCAGAATAAATTCACTCCCTCGAGATTTCAGATTGGAAGACTCGAGCTTGTCCCTGATAAAATCTGACACTAGATGTTTTGTCGATTCCGTGCCTAAGATCACCTCACCACAGAATAACGAGAGTCGAAATGTTTTTGCCGAAGGGCGGTTTAGGTCTTCGAGGTGTCAAAATATAAATCTGGGATCTAGGTGTGATATTAAAACCAATGGATATTAAATCGGTGTGATATTAAACCAATGTCGATAGACACCCTCCCCTATAAAAAGGATTTATTTGCCATTAGGAGTTAGTATGAGTAAGGCCTCAAAggaggctgaaacgcgtcactttgtcTAAGTCTTCAGTATTCCTGCTGTGATTCAATAAAGACACCAGATTTTATTGCAAGAGAAAACCTGGCTGAACATCTACTTCTTcttatccttcataaaagatagtgccagggactattgatagtatttagaatattgggcagactagatgatcTGAATGATTCTTAACTAGTCTcactttctatgtttctatctaaTACATGATTGTAGTTCACCCCGAAGATACAAAGTACAGTGAATATAAAAAGAAAACGGAACCTAAACCTGTATACACAGAGAATAGCACAAGGAAAGGGAGAGGGGGGGCTTTATCACGGATGATGTAGGTGAATCATTTTTGTCCACCTTTATTTTGAGTGGTGCCAATGTGtacatgcgcaaaaaaaaaaaaaaaacatgacgaccattaaaaaaagaaaataaactttttgcAGAAATCGCCTCCGGATTTTGTTACTTATGGCTGCAAACAAATTATCAAGCTCATTATTTTAATGCCCGGTTTTAATACAGCAAATTATTCTGCAATAATACAGACTTTTCTATTTCTTTTCCTCAACTTTAcagctgtaatttttgtaaaaaaaaaaaaaatatgccttgttttacactgtgtgaacatcaaCTAAATCTGTAATAACACAACTtggaaaaagggaataaaaaccctgtgtatataaaaatggtaaaaaaaagaaagtcccttgcaattagaccagtgtttcccaaccagggtgcctccagctgttgcaaaactacaattcccagcatgcccggacagcctttggctgtccagacatgctgggacttgtagttttgtaacaactggagacacactgtttggaaaacattgagCAAACTTGTGTGCCGCTAATTTGGTTTGGCGGCCATTATTTCTGTGGGCATGCCAGTGGCTTTTCACCACTATTTTTGCCACCACCTATAGATGAGAACTCCACCAAGATGGAGGATCCCTCAAAGTGGTTAACATTGACACATGACATCTACCGCATAGATAAACTATTCACCAATATGGAGCAAACAttcaagtgtacctgtcattagcaaaaacattttatataatgtagataataacattatatatatttgtaatatacattggttaaaaaatgtgtttatttttgtccctgcagctagggctctgtacactgaggacaagcagggctctgtacactgaggaaaagcggggctctgtacactgaggacaagcaggactctgtacgctgaggacaagcggggctctgtacactgaggacaagcggggctctgtacactgaggataagcagggctgtgtatacttaggacaagcagggatctgcacactgaagacaagcagggctctgtacactgaggacaagcggggctctgtacactgaggacaagcagggctctgtacactgaggaaaagcggggctctgtacactgaggacaagcaggactctgtacgctgaggacaagcggggctctgtacactgaggacaagcggggctctgtacactgaggataagcagggctgtgtatacttaggacaagcagggatctgcacactgaagacaagcagggctctgtacactgaggacaagcggggctctgtacactgaggacaagcagggctctgtacactgaggacaagcggggctctgtacactgaggacaagcggggctctgtacactgaggataagcagggctgtgtacacttaggacaagcagggatctgtacactgaagacaagcagggctctgtacactgaggacaagcggggctctgtacactgaggacaagcaaggctctgtacactgaggacaagcggggctctgtacactgaggacaagcaaggctctgtacactgaggacaagcaaggctctgtacactgaggacaagcggggctctgtacactgaggacaaacaaggctctgtacactgaggacaagcggggctctgtacactggggacaagcggggctctgtacactgagaacaagtagggctctgtacactaaggacaagcagggctctgtgcactgaggacaaccagggctctgtgcactgaggacaagcagggttctgtgcactgaggacaagcaaggctctgtatactgagcactagcaaggctctgtacactgaggaaaagcaggactctgtacactgagggcaaacaggtctctgtacactgaggacaagcagggctctgtacactgaggacaagcagggctctgtgtactgaggacaagcaggactctgtacactgaggacaagcagggctctgtgtgccaaggacaagcagggctctgtacgcttaagacaagcagggctctgtacactgaggacaagcagggctctgtgtactcaggacaagcagggccctgtacactgaggacaagcagggctctgtacactgaggacaagcagggctctgtacactgaagacaagcagagctctgtacactgaagacaagcagagctctgtacaccgaagacaagcagggctctgtacactggggagaaacagggctttgtacactgaggacaagcagggctctgtacacggaggacaagcagggctctgtacactgaggacaagcagggatctgtacactgaggacaagcagggctctgtacactgaggacaagcaggactctgtactctgaggacaatcagggctctttgcgctaaggacaagcagggctttgtaccctgaggacaagcaggtctctgtacactgaggacaagcagggctctgtacactgaggacaagcagggttctgtacaaggaggacaagcagggctctgtacactgaggacaagcagggctctgtacactgaggaccggcagggctctgtacactgaggaccggcagggctctgtacactgaggacaagcggggctctgtacactggggcaaactgggctctgtacactgaggacaagcagggctatgaacactgaggacaagcagggctctctacaccaaggacaagcaggtatctgtacactgaggacaagcagggctctgtacacagaggacaagcagggctctatgtgctaaggacaagcagggctctgtacactgaggacaagcagggctctgtacactgaggacaagcagggctctgtacactgaggacaagcagggctctgtacactgaggacaagcagggctctgtacactgaggacaagcaggtatctgtacactgaggacaagtagggctctgtacactgaggacaagtagggctctgtacactgaggataagcaggtctctgttcactgaggacaagcagggctttgtacactgagaactagtggggctctgtacactgatgacaagcggggctttgtacagtgaggacaagcaggtctctgtacactgaggacaagcaggactctgtacactgaggacaagcagggctttgtacactgaggacaagcttggctctgtacactgaggacaagcggggctttgtacactgaggacaagcaggactctgtacacggaggacaagcagggctctgtacactgaggacaagcagggatctgtacactgaggacaagcagggctctgtacactgaggacaagcaggactctgtactctgaggacaatcagggctctttgcgctaaggacaagcagggctttgtaccctgaggacaagcaggtctctgtacactgaggacaagcagggctctgtacactgaggacaagcagggttctgtacaaggaggacaagcagggctctgtacactgaggacaagcagggctctgtacactgaggaccggcagggctctgtacactgaggacaagcggggctctgtacactggggcaaacggggctctgtacactgaggacaagcagggctatgaacactgaggacaagcagggctctctacaccaaggacaagcaggtatctgtacactgaggacaagcagggctctgtacacagaggacaagcagggctctatgtgctaaggacaagcagggctctgtacactgaggacaagcagggctctgtacactgaggacaagcagggctctgtacactgaggacaagcagggctctgtacactgaggacaagcagggctctgtacactgaggacaagcaggtatctgtacactgaggacaagtagggctctgtacactgaggacaagtagggctctgtacactgaggataagcaggtctctgttcactgaggacaagcagggctttgtacactgagaactagtggggctctgtacactgatgacaagcggggctttgtacagtgaggacaagcaggtctctgtacactgaggacaagcaggactctgtacactgaggacaagcagggctttgtacactgaggacaagcttggctctgtacactgaggacaagcggggctttgtacactgaggacaagcaggactctgtacactgaggacaagcagagttctgtacactgaggataagcaggtctctgtacactgaggacaagcagggctttgtacactgagaacaagtggggctctgtacactgatgacaagcgggactttgtacagtgaggacaagcaggtctctgtacactgaggacaagcaggttctgtacactgaagacaagcagtactctgtacactgaggacaagcagggctttgtacactgaggacaagcttggctctgtacacggaggacaagcggggctttgtacactgaggaaaagcaggtctctgtacaccgaggacaagcaggactctgtacactgaggacaagcggagttttgtacactgaggacaagcaggactctgtgcactgaggacaagcagggttctgtacactgaggacaagcaggcctctgtacactgaggacaagcagggttctgtacactgaggacaagcagggctctgtacactgaggacaagcggggctctgtacactgaagacaagcagggctctgtacactgaggacaagcagggctctgtacactgaggacaagcaaggctctgtatactgagcacaagcaaggctctgtacactgagggcaagcagggctctgtacactgaggacaagcagggctctgtacactgaggacaaacaggtctctgtacactgaggacaagcagggctctgtacacggaggacaagcagggctctgtacactgaggataagcagggctctgtacactgaggacaagcagggctctgtacactgaggataagcaggtgtctttacactgaggacaagcagggctttgtacactgaggacaagcagggctctgtacactgaggctctgtgacatgcccccggctcacacagcaggatgattgacaagccaggagcctgcacagatccctgcttgtccacccacccatacaaatatacagataatggtattatctacatgatATCATAAGTTTTTGTTAgccacaggtacactttaaagtgttTGATGTtgacatatggggggagatttatcaaaacctgtgcagaggaaaagttgcccagttgcccatagcaaccaatcagatcaattctttcatttttaacaaggcctctctaAAATgacagaagcgatctgattggttgctatgggcaactgggcaacttttcctctgcacaggttttgataaatctcccccatggtgtctaTAACATATAGATAGCGACTGCACCAAAATGGAGCACACCTAAGTGGTTGATGTGGACCCAGCGTATAGAATTGGTTGACTTTGGAGCACGTGACGTTATATTCCTTAGGCCTCCACCGTGGAATTATTCTAGACTTTAACTTCTTGAACTGTAAGAACCTGCAGATGAATTATGATCAAAGTACAAGTAAGAGCAGCGCCCGCCATAAATCAGCCTCCCGTCCCCGGCCTCTCACGGCTTCCTCACTCTTTTTCTCGCCTCCATGTACTCTGGCTGCAGGCATCTATTTGAGATTCTTGTCTCTCACAAGTGATGCTCAGGAATTCAGATCATTTACAATCAATAACGTAGAAGATTTTCCTGGACAGCGACTGATTTATTAAAGACCtggagatgatgaggaggaccatTCTACTGTAATAGAGCCTCTTAACCTTTACTCTTCCCTTTGATAAATGAagtagatgttacgccgagcgctccgggtccccgctcctccccggagcgctcgcttcacccccttcgctgcagcgctccggtcacgtcctctgacccggggcgctgcgatcctgctgccagccgggatgcgattcgcgatgcgggtagcgcccgctcgcgatgcgcaccccggctcccctacctgacccgctccccgtctgttctgtcccggcgcgcgcggccccgctccctagggcgcgcgcgcgccgggtctctgcgatt from Hyla sarda isolate aHylSar1 chromosome 5, aHylSar1.hap1, whole genome shotgun sequence encodes:
- the LOC130272784 gene encoding uncharacterized protein LOC130272784 produces the protein MDRKNRKSRRTTQEMVIYPPLPKEECLKSCNENNEKTAVVDKCDPSLAKNTKINLLKPNLKIDKKLPKKKTVISIAETAPTKREATPIVCLSNSLYSLKLSSTDSKTTDIFQPRRPVKLAPLELPAKVKEAQIKKINTMTNIVYLKEQEPSHHNIPYQCPTKREPLKKMRENKLPRLPEDVTLAKDNVLDKDVSGRINSLPRDFRLEDSSLSLIKSDTRCFVDSVPKITSPQNNESRNVFAEGRFRSSRCQNINLGSRCDIKTNGY